From Alphaproteobacteria bacterium, one genomic window encodes:
- a CDS encoding ATP-grasp domain-containing protein, whose amino-acid sequence MKKNVAVVGYDNFNEKYLLETIRDAEEICFVPVLDRNETAIQKQSYPFAERLQLGLQRLNGISGGVEGIITFWDFPSSALTPFLARDANLRYASVESVIKCEHKVWSREEQAAVVDTPKFAPFYPFDDDPLGDVTLDFPFWVKPAVGHSSILGFEIRNVEEFQDALEKIRSSIRTHTTPFRYVMENVDLPDRLAEKGASLCIAEEIISHGDQVTLEGYVQDGEIFVYGVVDSLRLENEHSFSRYQYPSALDEQTIARMKEKTAKIMRRFGYDNCPFNIEFFHDDSTGRIDVVEVNSRVSQSHADLFYKVDGQSNFQIPVDLALGRSPRWDSGMGEFAVAAKFFIRIFENGRSTSVPDAASLGALERAMPDVRVDVKIAPGQLLADLPEQESYSYEIADVFVGGRDEKELIEKFEASKDFLHFEFQPAGTSAKGIRP is encoded by the coding sequence GAAAAAGAACGTGGCCGTCGTCGGGTACGATAATTTCAACGAAAAGTATCTCTTGGAGACTATTCGCGACGCGGAAGAAATTTGCTTCGTTCCGGTGCTCGACCGAAACGAAACGGCAATCCAGAAGCAGTCCTACCCTTTCGCGGAGCGTCTGCAGCTTGGGTTGCAGCGATTAAACGGTATTTCCGGCGGCGTCGAAGGGATTATCACTTTTTGGGACTTTCCGTCTTCCGCACTAACGCCCTTTCTCGCCCGCGACGCCAACCTTCGCTATGCAAGCGTGGAAAGCGTCATAAAGTGCGAACACAAGGTCTGGAGCCGCGAAGAACAGGCTGCGGTCGTTGACACGCCCAAGTTCGCCCCATTCTATCCCTTCGACGACGATCCGCTGGGCGACGTCACGCTCGATTTCCCGTTCTGGGTGAAGCCCGCCGTCGGTCATTCATCGATACTCGGTTTCGAAATCAGGAACGTGGAGGAATTCCAGGATGCCCTCGAGAAAATCCGCAGCAGCATTCGTACGCATACAACTCCCTTCCGGTATGTCATGGAGAATGTCGATCTTCCGGACCGGCTGGCGGAAAAAGGCGCAAGCCTGTGTATTGCCGAAGAAATAATATCGCACGGCGATCAGGTTACGCTTGAAGGCTACGTTCAGGATGGCGAAATTTTCGTCTATGGCGTCGTCGACTCCCTGCGCCTCGAGAACGAGCACAGTTTCTCGCGCTATCAGTACCCATCGGCGCTCGATGAACAGACTATTGCGCGCATGAAAGAAAAGACGGCAAAGATCATGCGCCGGTTCGGCTACGACAACTGTCCTTTCAATATTGAATTTTTCCACGACGACAGCACCGGGCGGATTGACGTCGTTGAGGTGAATTCGCGGGTTTCGCAGTCTCATGCCGACCTGTTCTACAAAGTCGATGGCCAATCGAACTTCCAGATTCCGGTCGATCTCGCTCTCGGCCGCTCGCCGCGCTGGGACAGCGGCATGGGCGAATTTGCCGTCGCTGCAAAGTTCTTCATTCGGATATTCGAAAATGGCCGGTCGACTAGTGTTCCTGATGCGGCTTCGCTCGGCGCGCTTGAAAGGGCGATGCCGGATGTTCGTGTCGACGTCAAGATAGCGCCCGGCCAATTGCTTGCGGACCTGCCCGAACAGGAAAGCTACAGCTACGAAATTGCCGATGTTTTCGTCGGTGGACGGGACGAGAAGGAACTGATTGAGAAGTTCGAAGCGAGCAAGGATTTCCTGCACTTCGAATTTCAACCGGCCGGGACATCCGCAAAAGGTATCCGGCCATGA